The following nucleotide sequence is from Peribacillus sp. ACCC06369.
CCGATAAGTGCTCCAATAAACAATGCAATTAACACTTGAAAAGCAAAAAACTTTTTCATAAGTTGTCCTCCCTGAACGAAAGATTAATAGCATCATTACACAATATGTCAATAAATAGAGTAGATCATTCCTTTCTCATTTGACTATTGAATGAGAAAGAAGAAATAGCTTTTATACATATTCTATGAATAACCTCCCATTTAAAAATATTTGTAAATATAGAAAATACTGTATCATTTTTTCTTAATTCAGTAAAATACTGAATTACTATAAAGTTATAAGAATTAATTATTAATCCCATTCGAATAGTAAATGCACTTCCAACACAAAAAAGGTCAGTGTTAATTAATTTTAGTAAATTATACAAAAATATTTAGATATTAATTTATATTAGAAACTTTTCATATAAAAAGCTACCCATTAAGAATGAGTAGCAAGTAATACAAGTTATTTGAAAATAATTTGTAGTTTTCCATATACTTTGCCAGAAGAATATCCATCTTTCACATCAACATAGAATTTACCTATTTTCATACCTGTGAATAATGTCTTTCCACCTGCTAAGCTATGATAGCCTGTGCACTTTCCAGTACTAGCATTGCAGAGACGAGACCATAAGTTACTATAATTAGTCAATAACTTACTTCCAGAAGAGGTCTTTAAATAGATTGGGGAAACTAGTTCTACCTCTAGGTCACTACCTATGTTAGGATTTCCAATTTCACCATCCCATTTTCCATCTTCTGTTTGAAAAGAATACTGAGGAACACTTGCTTGTGCAGAAGAAGTACATAATACCATTCCACCTGCCAGAACCAACACAAAGGTACTTAAGATTGAAAATAAGCTTTTTATGTTATTTCCTCCTCCAATCTTTATCCCTTCCATAATATCAGAATAAACTGACTATTAAAATAGTTAAAAATGACCAAAGCTTCTTAGGTTCAAACATCTTTTGTTTGCGTCAATTTCATCAATCACAACACCATAATTTACCTATATTTCAAACGAATATCTTTGTTGAGTTTTACTGCCCCTTACGTACTATAAAAAGAATAATTTCATCACTAATGATCATTTTCCTTATTCAACAAGGCTGCCTAAAAACAGCTCCAATCTTAAGCTAACTCACCTTTTTATTTAAGCACATCCCTTGATAAACTTGCTAAATGCCTAGGTTGTTTACACTTTTATTGACTAACACGCATGATGCTGAAGCGATGTTTATTTTTGTTCCGCAATCGGGCCAGATAATTGAATTACACTTGGTTGTTAATTTAGATATTTATGTTAAAAATAGAGATTGAGAAGGAATGTACTTAAAGTAACGGGACAGTTAGAGCAATAATGCAGTTACACAAACATCGTGTTATAAACATAAGCAAATGCCCCTCATAATGAAAGAATCTCCAACTGAATGCTGGAGGATTCTTAAGGTTTTTTTTAAAACTTATCCGGAAACTGTTTTACAACTCCCGCAGAGATAGTATCTGCCATTAGGATTATATGTGTGACCCCTTCGTCAATTGAAACGATCCTTGCGTTCCAATCTTTTGCTAAGCTTGCAGTTAAATCATTTTGTCACTAATTTCAGATGCATATACAGCAAATTTTTTAGATCTTCATTTTTCAAATAGGGGTTGGCACCGCTAAGGAAAGCGGCTATTTCATCAGCATTTCTATACCATTCTTTGTTTAGCTGTTGCACCAAGGCATTATTTCCGCTTTTAGCCGCATCTACAATCTTTCCCGCAATAACAATATGCTCCTTAAGCAGATCCGTAAGTTTGTTCCCAGCCTTCTCTCCGTATACTGGCTTTACAGCTTTACCAATATCCTCCTGATTCTTCAGAAGCCTAGCCAGTACCTGTTTTTGATCCTCCGCACCAGCTGTTGTTGCACTTGTAATATAATTACTTGTCCACAATACATGATCAATCCAAAGTCTCCTGAATTCATTTTCGAACTTTACCTCAGATTGGCTAATACGTTGTACTTGCGGTTTAGCATATGCACTGGTTGTTCCAGCCACCATGTTTAGAGGAAATAATAAAATAAATCCCATCAATAATATTTTTTTCATAAAACCCTCTCCTTCCAAAGTTAAAAATCACCTTTTTATTATTGATAATATGGAATTTTAATATTCATAATAATGGTTCTACTTACCCTGTTGATCTGTAAATAAGTGGCTTTTAAATGAAGGAGAAAAAAAACCAAGTTATTCCTTATGGAACTAACCTGCCCCGTTTGTTGCATAAAATCGAGTAGGAGGAGGCGCCTAGCCTCCGACCTCTCACACCACCGTACATACCGTTCGGTATACGGCGGTTCAGTTTAAGTCTGACGTAGTTTTGTATATCGTTCATATAGATTTACTAACCCTTGGTGGTGCCAATAAACATTATTAAGGGTTTTGTCTAGAATAGGACTATGCGCTATGCGCCAATAACCCTTTCTGCTATTTCCCCATTCATACGCTTTTCCAAATGGGGCGCCTAATCCTTTGAGTTTCCTCACTCTCGTTCTTGGCAATTTCCATTGCTTCCATAGGCACATCCTGAGTCTTCTTCGAATCCATGAATCTAAATTCTTCAAAACGTTCGGAGTATCAATGAGGGCGAAATAACCCATCCAACCTCTAAGGTATTGCTTTAACTTATTTATTCGGAGTTTCATGGGTTTCGGTAATTTTCTCGAGGTCA
It contains:
- a CDS encoding glycosyltransferase produces the protein MKKILLMGFILLFPLNMVAGTTSAYAKPQVQRISQSEVKFENEFRRLWIDHVLWTSNYITSATTAGAEDQKQVLARLLKNQEDIGKAVKPVYGEKAGNKLTDLLKEHIVIAGKIVDAAKSGNNALVQQLNKEWYRNADEIAAFLSGANPYLKNEDLKNLLYMHLKLVTK